The following proteins are encoded in a genomic region of Bosea beijingensis:
- the ctaD gene encoding cytochrome c oxidase subunit I, protein MTAHVETADHRPGFWTRWFLSTNHKDIETHYLIFSCLAGVLGTALSVAMRMELQQPGMQIFASPAVFNVVVSAHGLIMIFFVIMPALIGGFGNWMVPLMIGAPDMAFPRMNNISFWLLVASFVLFLCSLFVEGAPGTSGHGGGWTLYPPFSSAVGQPGPAVDFVILSIHLSGAASILGAINFITTILNMRAPGMTMHRMPLFAWAMLVTAFMLLFALPVLAGAITMLLTDRNFSTTFFDPAGGGDPILYQHLFWFFGHPEVYIMILPAFGIVSHVVSTFSKKPIFGYLGMAYAIVAIGLIVWAHHMYTAGLSLNTQRYFAFASMVIAVPTGIKIFSWLATMWGGLIRFSVPMLWAMGFIILFTIGGVTGVVLANVGIDRVLHNTYYVIAHFHYVLSLGAVFGIFAGFYYWFPKMSGYLTNEWLGRLHFALMFIGVNLVFFPQHFLGLAGMPRHYADYPDAYAGWNFISSVGSYISAAGLLVFFVMVGEAFWRKRPAGNNPWGEGATTLEWALSSPPPFHQFETLPRIVGTDHEA, encoded by the coding sequence ATGACAGCTCACGTCGAGACCGCCGACCACCGGCCCGGCTTTTGGACCCGCTGGTTCCTGTCGACCAACCACAAGGACATCGAAACGCACTACCTGATCTTCTCCTGCCTGGCCGGCGTGCTGGGCACGGCCCTGTCGGTCGCGATGCGGATGGAGCTGCAGCAGCCGGGCATGCAGATCTTCGCCAGCCCGGCGGTGTTCAACGTGGTCGTCAGCGCCCACGGCCTGATCATGATCTTCTTCGTGATCATGCCGGCTCTGATCGGCGGCTTCGGCAACTGGATGGTGCCGTTGATGATCGGCGCGCCGGACATGGCCTTCCCGCGCATGAACAACATCTCGTTCTGGCTATTGGTCGCGTCCTTCGTGCTCTTCCTCTGCTCGCTCTTCGTCGAGGGGGCACCGGGCACCTCCGGCCATGGCGGCGGCTGGACACTCTACCCGCCCTTCTCATCCGCGGTCGGCCAGCCCGGCCCGGCGGTCGATTTCGTCATCCTGTCGATTCACCTCTCAGGCGCGGCTTCGATCCTGGGCGCGATCAACTTCATCACCACGATCCTGAACATGCGCGCGCCGGGCATGACCATGCACCGCATGCCGCTCTTCGCTTGGGCGATGCTGGTCACCGCCTTCATGCTGCTCTTCGCGCTACCCGTTCTGGCGGGGGCGATCACGATGCTGCTGACCGACCGCAATTTCAGCACGACCTTCTTCGATCCGGCCGGCGGCGGCGACCCGATCCTCTACCAGCACCTGTTCTGGTTCTTCGGGCACCCGGAGGTCTACATCATGATCCTGCCGGCCTTCGGCATCGTCAGCCACGTCGTCTCGACCTTCTCGAAGAAGCCGATCTTCGGCTATCTCGGCATGGCCTATGCCATCGTCGCGATCGGCCTGATCGTCTGGGCGCACCACATGTACACGGCGGGGCTGTCGCTCAACACGCAGCGCTATTTCGCCTTCGCCTCAATGGTGATCGCGGTGCCGACCGGCATCAAGATATTCTCCTGGCTCGCGACGATGTGGGGCGGCTTGATCCGTTTCAGCGTGCCGATGCTCTGGGCGATGGGCTTCATCATCCTGTTCACCATCGGTGGCGTCACCGGTGTGGTGCTGGCGAATGTCGGCATCGACCGCGTCCTGCACAACACCTACTACGTCATCGCCCATTTCCATTATGTGCTGTCGCTCGGCGCCGTGTTCGGCATCTTCGCAGGCTTCTACTACTGGTTCCCGAAGATGAGCGGCTACCTGACCAATGAATGGCTTGGGCGGCTGCATTTCGCCCTGATGTTCATTGGCGTGAACCTGGTGTTCTTCCCGCAGCATTTCCTCGGGCTCGCCGGGATGCCACGCCACTATGCCGATTACCCCGACGCCTATGCCGGCTGGAACTTCATTTCCTCGGTCGGCTCCTACATCTCGGCGGCAGGTTTACTGGTCTTTTTCGTGATGGTCGGCGAGGCGTTCTGGCGCAAGCGCCCGGCCGGCAACAATCCGTGGGGCGAGGGCGCGACGACGCTGGAGTGGGCGTTATCCTCGCCGCCGCCCTTCCACCAGTTCGAGACGCTGCCGCGCATCGTCGGCACGGACCATGAAGCCTGA
- a CDS encoding XdhC family protein, protein MPQLVEVDLDSEVLGAGMRCGGRLRVYLEPVLARPALWILGHGRVAECLCHFGALLGFAVIVDDTMAVAERFPEASRIITDDPDYAAATPAAGDFAVVATQHRGDHESLRRLLSNEVGHIALIASRKRAGLVLAHLRKVGFDRQALDRIQAPAGLALGARTPEEIALSVIAEIVLVRRSRVERVEAPQAGDLAATRAEPLRLVGRMR, encoded by the coding sequence ATGCCGCAACTCGTCGAGGTCGATCTCGACAGCGAGGTGCTCGGCGCGGGCATGCGTTGTGGCGGCCGGTTGCGGGTCTATCTTGAGCCGGTCTTGGCGCGACCAGCGCTCTGGATCCTGGGGCATGGCCGCGTCGCCGAGTGCCTGTGCCACTTCGGCGCCCTGCTGGGGTTCGCGGTCATCGTCGATGACACCATGGCCGTTGCGGAACGGTTTCCCGAGGCCTCCCGCATTATCACCGACGATCCCGACTATGCGGCGGCGACGCCGGCCGCCGGCGATTTTGCGGTCGTCGCGACGCAGCACCGCGGCGACCATGAATCACTTCGCCGCCTGCTTTCGAACGAGGTCGGTCATATCGCGTTGATCGCCAGCCGCAAGCGCGCCGGGTTGGTGCTGGCCCATCTGCGCAAGGTCGGCTTCGACCGCCAGGCGCTTGATCGGATCCAGGCCCCGGCGGGACTCGCTCTCGGCGCGCGCACGCCTGAGGAAATCGCGTTGTCTGTCATCGCGGAGATCGTGCTCGTCCGCCGCAGCCGCGTCGAGCGGGTAGAGGCGCCGCAAGCGGGGGATCTGGCCGCGACACGGGCCGAGCCACTGCGCCTCGTAGGGAGAATGAGATGA
- a CDS encoding LysR family transcriptional regulator, with translation MRSFVRAAEQLNISQTAVSSRVKALEQQLGRHLFIRTRTAPC, from the coding sequence ATGCGCAGCTTCGTGCGCGCCGCCGAGCAGCTCAACATCAGCCAGACCGCCGTCAGCTCGCGCGTCAAGGCCCTGGAGCAACAACTAGGGCGCCATCTTTTCATCCGCACAAGAACGGCGCCTTGCTGA
- a CDS encoding DUF2945 domain-containing protein produces MMKFKVGDHVRWNSEAGMVSGRIVKVHRADFDYKGHRHRASREEPQYEIESDRTDHVAAHKGTALTKIG; encoded by the coding sequence ATGATGAAATTCAAGGTAGGCGATCACGTTCGGTGGAACTCAGAAGCCGGGATGGTGAGTGGAAGGATCGTCAAGGTCCATCGCGCTGACTTCGACTATAAGGGCCATCGACATCGCGCTTCGAGGGAAGAGCCGCAGTACGAGATCGAAAGCGACAGGACCGACCACGTGGCGGCTCATAAGGGCACGGCTCTTACGAAGATCGGCTGA
- a CDS encoding DUF488 family protein — protein sequence MVAQFTTIGHSNRTLSEFVPILREAGVDLLLGVRAFPRSRTNPVFNIDSLPGALERFQIGYRHVPELGGRRRKQHGVDEELNASWRVQSFHNYADYALSAEFWNAFQELVHLGTGRRVSLMCSEAVWWRCHRRIITDYLLLNGHAVDHLMGPGQIDHAVATLAAKRTAAGRVIYPPDSP from the coding sequence ATGGTGGCGCAGTTCACAACCATTGGCCATTCCAATCGAACGCTTTCCGAGTTCGTGCCGATTCTGCGCGAAGCTGGTGTCGATCTGCTGCTCGGTGTACGCGCCTTCCCGCGATCAAGAACCAATCCCGTATTCAATATTGATTCCCTACCCGGAGCCTTGGAGCGCTTCCAGATTGGGTATCGCCACGTGCCCGAACTTGGCGGGCGGAGGCGCAAGCAGCATGGCGTAGACGAGGAATTAAACGCGTCATGGCGGGTTCAGAGCTTTCATAACTACGCCGACTACGCGCTAAGTGCCGAGTTTTGGAACGCTTTCCAGGAACTGGTGCATCTGGGCACGGGGCGGCGCGTCTCGTTGATGTGCTCGGAGGCCGTTTGGTGGCGATGTCATCGTCGGATCATCACCGACTACCTGCTCTTAAACGGCCATGCTGTGGATCACCTGATGGGGCCGGGCCAAATTGACCACGCTGTTGCGACGCTTGCGGCAAAAAGAACGGCCGCAGGAAGAGTGATCTATCCGCCGGATTCGCCGTAA
- a CDS encoding response regulator, whose protein sequence is MKTRVLVVEDDPFIRMDIATMVEDAGFDVIEAGDADEAVTVLEREPAIQRLVTDIDMPGSMDGLKLARLTRDRWPLVEIIVISGRMKPAADELPEDAQFLSKPIMPRKLEEALAI, encoded by the coding sequence TTGAAAACCCGCGTACTGGTTGTTGAGGACGACCCCTTCATCCGCATGGACATCGCCACGATGGTCGAGGACGCGGGGTTCGATGTGATCGAAGCCGGAGACGCCGACGAAGCAGTGACGGTGCTCGAACGCGAACCCGCGATCCAACGTTTGGTCACCGATATTGATATGCCGGGATCGATGGATGGTCTGAAGCTGGCCCGATTGACGCGAGACCGTTGGCCACTGGTCGAAATCATCGTCATTAGTGGCCGGATGAAACCCGCAGCCGACGAGCTTCCCGAAGACGCTCAGTTCCTTAGCAAGCCGATTATGCCTCGCAAGCTTGAAGAGGCTCTTGCGATCTAA
- a CDS encoding Crp/Fnr family transcriptional regulator — MSYAGAYSIEELVCACNPAEELCNVKYLPGSLSRIFSDIGSARTFASDETLFRAGQPSRFFYRIEAGMVRRYVAVSARCRQITGFSLPGDWIIPSLTGQSRYSADAIDAVTATSFAQSSVARAWREYPTILEEFHRLAHDQLAAAEDHLRLLGHRRSEDKIAEFLLMMRDRWAQAGIKSITVHLPMPRRDIADYLGVTVETVSRTLARFARERVILLVPQGVRLMEPDILRRDLATR, encoded by the coding sequence TTGTCCTATGCGGGCGCTTATAGCATTGAAGAGTTAGTTTGCGCGTGTAATCCGGCTGAAGAATTATGTAACGTAAAATATTTACCGGGAAGCCTGTCTAGAATCTTTTCCGATATCGGTAGCGCGCGTACTTTTGCTTCGGATGAAACCCTGTTCAGGGCCGGACAACCGAGTCGGTTCTTCTACCGGATCGAAGCTGGGATGGTGCGGCGGTATGTGGCGGTCTCTGCGCGTTGTCGCCAGATCACCGGCTTTTCACTGCCCGGTGACTGGATCATTCCCTCGCTAACAGGCCAGAGCCGGTATTCCGCAGACGCCATTGATGCGGTCACGGCAACATCATTTGCGCAGTCATCAGTCGCCAGGGCGTGGCGCGAATATCCAACGATACTGGAAGAATTTCATCGGCTCGCACACGATCAGTTAGCTGCCGCAGAAGATCACCTGCGGCTTCTCGGACACCGACGCTCCGAAGACAAGATCGCAGAATTCCTGCTCATGATGCGCGATCGATGGGCGCAGGCTGGCATCAAATCAATCACCGTTCACCTGCCGATGCCCCGTCGCGACATTGCCGATTACCTCGGTGTCACCGTAGAAACGGTTAGCCGAACACTAGCGCGCTTCGCCCGCGAGCGGGTCATTCTCTTGGTTCCCCAGGGCGTGAGATTGATGGAGCCCGACATTTTGAGGCGCGATTTGGCAACAAGATAG
- a CDS encoding outer membrane protein: protein MEAPVYLPPAFTWTGFYVGANAGYGFGQATRTSAAADMEGFAGGGQIGYNYQMGQFVLGLEARLQGADLSVSGPGGIIKTDYFATVRGRAGVAFDRFMPYITGGWAYGNAKTSVSAVGISSDNSHCGGWALGEGVEYAITNNLITGVEYLYVYLGEKGVLNNGLKVGTDFSVVRARLNYKF, encoded by the coding sequence GTGGAAGCGCCCGTTTACTTGCCACCGGCTTTCACATGGACCGGCTTTTACGTCGGCGCCAACGCAGGGTACGGCTTTGGCCAAGCGACACGAACATCGGCTGCAGCGGACATGGAGGGCTTCGCCGGCGGCGGCCAGATCGGCTACAACTATCAGATGGGCCAATTCGTCCTCGGCCTCGAGGCTCGCCTCCAGGGTGCGGATCTTAGCGTGAGCGGCCCCGGTGGGATCATCAAGACTGATTATTTCGCTACAGTTCGTGGCAGAGCCGGCGTCGCTTTCGATCGCTTCATGCCGTACATTACCGGCGGCTGGGCGTATGGTAACGCGAAGACCTCGGTATCGGCCGTGGGCATTTCGTCTGACAATTCGCATTGCGGCGGATGGGCCCTCGGCGAGGGCGTCGAATACGCGATCACCAATAATCTCATCACCGGCGTCGAATATCTTTATGTCTACCTCGGCGAAAAGGGCGTGCTCAACAACGGCCTCAAAGTCGGTACCGACTTCTCAGTCGTTCGGGCTCGCCTGAATTATAAGTTTTGA
- a CDS encoding YihY/virulence factor BrkB family protein gives MSVLAVAVGAAGVCLALNLAIRGGRPDARERKFAAKSRSRSEEGRAASAPTQIPPRGWWEIARRTYEEMNRDRVQAVAAGVTFYSLLALFPALTALVSLYGLVSDPASIAGQLENLDAFLPTGTTAFLAEQIARISTGNGATLGFAFFISLGAALWSANAGVKALFDALNVAYGEDEKRGFFKLNAISLVFTAGIIGFLLIALGAIAAIPIMLDYLFLGSASEWLISIGRWPVLFVVLVIGLGILYRFGPSRDDAQWKWVSPGALIAAVAWVLGSVLFSWYVANFEDYNKTYGAIGAVIGLLIWMWLSATILLVGAELNAEAERQTDRDTTEGTPMPIGLRGADAADRKS, from the coding sequence ATGAGCGTGCTGGCTGTTGCTGTGGGCGCCGCCGGCGTCTGCCTGGCTCTCAATCTCGCTATCCGCGGCGGCCGCCCGGATGCCCGCGAGCGGAAATTTGCTGCCAAATCCCGATCGCGTTCCGAGGAGGGGAGGGCAGCTTCGGCGCCAACGCAGATTCCGCCGCGAGGTTGGTGGGAAATTGCCCGCCGAACCTATGAGGAGATGAACCGCGACCGGGTGCAAGCGGTTGCGGCGGGCGTGACGTTCTATAGCCTGCTCGCTCTCTTCCCGGCATTGACCGCCCTCGTTTCGCTTTACGGCCTCGTCAGCGATCCGGCTTCGATCGCCGGCCAACTGGAGAATCTCGACGCGTTCCTCCCGACCGGGACAACTGCGTTCCTGGCGGAACAGATTGCCCGTATCAGCACGGGAAACGGCGCGACGCTCGGCTTCGCCTTCTTCATTAGCCTGGGAGCCGCACTTTGGAGCGCCAATGCCGGCGTCAAGGCGCTGTTCGATGCGCTGAATGTCGCCTATGGCGAGGACGAGAAGCGCGGCTTTTTCAAGCTCAATGCAATTTCGCTCGTGTTCACCGCCGGCATCATCGGGTTCCTACTGATCGCCCTCGGCGCCATAGCCGCTATACCCATCATGCTCGACTATCTCTTTCTCGGTTCGGCGAGCGAGTGGCTTATATCGATCGGCCGCTGGCCCGTGCTCTTCGTCGTGCTCGTCATCGGCCTAGGGATTCTCTATCGCTTCGGACCCAGCCGCGACGATGCGCAGTGGAAATGGGTAAGTCCCGGCGCTTTGATCGCTGCGGTGGCCTGGGTGCTCGGATCGGTTCTTTTCTCGTGGTACGTGGCGAATTTCGAAGACTACAACAAGACCTATGGCGCGATCGGCGCAGTCATAGGCCTGCTGATCTGGATGTGGCTTTCGGCGACTATCCTGCTCGTCGGTGCGGAGCTGAATGCCGAAGCCGAGCGCCAGACAGATCGCGACACGACGGAAGGTACACCCATGCCGATCGGCCTGCGCGGAGCCGATGCCGCGGACCGCAAGAGCTGA
- a CDS encoding response regulator has product MSRIFSSGIPARLVIAGVLAVIIIPGIVFATILLHRYSEAQRGRYQQEAIEVATTAAALVDRHIRSWQITLQTLGTSKALKAGDLESFYRQALEVKGFIGADIGLRDLSGQQLVNTRQAWGQPLPFTPFPVDQQVIASAKPHVSNVFTGAIAQRPLVAVIVPVFVDGTPRYLLHAGAETALFADVIKPIIPSGWFVAIGDREGVYVTRSEDHDRFTGQPGAPAFLAQAVRKQGTFVGKSALGEDVLVGYAHSELSDWLVAANIRQNVVEQPLRSAVVALTAGGVASLIVMLIAATLLWRLIASPLRRLTLVSARLGTFSGPVQVPTKLTEFIALRDAMSEASQKLNASSLELEAKVVERTAELAHASELVKAEAAERQRVEAMLAQAQKMEAVGNLTGGVAHDFNNLLQVVGGNLELLKKESGLTEKAQTRIANAMAGVSRGAQLAAQLLAFGRRQALEPRVINVGRFIRGMDDLLRRTLGEEIEIETIVAGGLWHTFVDPTNVENAILNLAINARDAMDGAGRLTIEAGNSFLDDAYVRWNPEAAPGQYVVVSVTDTGNGMQPDVLAKVFEPFFSTKPVGKGTGLGLSMVYGFVKQSGGHVKIYSEVGHGTTIKLYLPRSHGAEDVLDQNDHHPVIGGTETVLVVEDDDAVRETVVNMLAELGYRVLQAPNAQSALSIIESGTEIDLLFTDVIMPGPLKSAELARSATRLLPRLAVLFTSGYTENSIVHGGRLDEGVHLLSKPYTREALARKLRHVLAADKTIQSADSLSVSDGSVRLRILLVEDDALIRMDAAEMIESLGHNVLEAGSGLEAISLADSHDIDCLVTDVGLPDMSGMELATQLRERDTGLLVVFATGRSQLEGFAMDDRTRLVAKPYGANDLAAALSVGK; this is encoded by the coding sequence ATGTCACGCATTTTCAGCTCCGGCATTCCTGCGAGGCTTGTCATAGCCGGCGTGCTCGCCGTTATCATTATCCCCGGCATCGTCTTCGCAACCATTCTCCTGCATCGATACTCCGAAGCGCAGCGGGGCCGCTATCAGCAAGAGGCGATCGAGGTCGCAACAACGGCGGCCGCCCTCGTGGATCGTCACATTCGCAGCTGGCAGATCACGCTCCAGACACTCGGGACATCGAAAGCGCTGAAGGCCGGCGATCTGGAGAGCTTTTATCGCCAGGCCCTTGAGGTCAAAGGATTTATTGGTGCCGACATCGGACTGCGGGACCTCAGCGGTCAGCAACTCGTCAATACGAGACAAGCGTGGGGGCAGCCGTTGCCCTTCACGCCGTTTCCCGTCGACCAGCAGGTGATCGCGTCCGCAAAGCCTCACGTCTCAAACGTGTTTACCGGTGCAATTGCCCAGCGGCCATTGGTTGCTGTAATCGTCCCCGTCTTCGTCGACGGCACGCCGCGTTACCTCCTCCATGCCGGCGCGGAAACGGCACTATTTGCCGATGTCATCAAGCCCATCATTCCATCCGGCTGGTTCGTGGCGATCGGGGATCGTGAGGGGGTCTACGTCACGCGTTCGGAAGATCACGACAGGTTCACTGGGCAACCCGGAGCACCTGCTTTTCTCGCTCAAGCCGTGCGTAAGCAAGGCACTTTCGTCGGTAAGAGTGCCTTGGGTGAAGACGTCCTAGTCGGATACGCGCATTCGGAATTGTCCGATTGGCTCGTTGCCGCCAATATCCGTCAAAACGTGGTCGAGCAGCCGCTTCGAAGCGCTGTCGTTGCGTTGACCGCCGGCGGCGTCGCGAGCCTCATCGTGATGCTGATCGCAGCAACCCTTCTTTGGCGGCTGATCGCAAGCCCATTGCGTCGCCTCACTCTCGTGAGCGCAAGGCTAGGGACGTTCTCAGGTCCAGTCCAGGTTCCGACGAAGCTAACAGAATTCATTGCGTTGCGGGACGCGATGTCGGAGGCGTCGCAAAAGCTGAATGCCAGCAGCTTGGAACTCGAGGCCAAAGTCGTGGAAAGAACCGCAGAACTCGCGCATGCCAGCGAACTGGTGAAGGCGGAGGCGGCCGAACGCCAGCGCGTCGAGGCGATGCTTGCCCAGGCTCAAAAGATGGAGGCTGTCGGCAATCTTACCGGCGGCGTCGCGCATGACTTCAATAACCTGCTGCAGGTCGTCGGCGGCAACCTCGAGCTGCTCAAAAAGGAATCCGGGCTGACGGAGAAAGCCCAGACCCGCATCGCCAATGCCATGGCCGGTGTTTCGCGAGGGGCTCAACTGGCCGCCCAGCTGCTGGCGTTCGGCCGGCGTCAGGCACTTGAGCCTAGGGTGATCAACGTCGGGCGATTTATCCGCGGCATGGATGATCTGCTGCGGCGAACGCTGGGTGAGGAGATCGAGATCGAAACCATCGTCGCGGGAGGCCTGTGGCACACATTCGTCGACCCCACAAATGTCGAGAACGCCATCTTGAATTTGGCGATCAATGCGCGCGACGCGATGGATGGAGCGGGGCGGCTCACGATTGAAGCGGGTAACAGCTTTCTCGACGATGCTTATGTCCGTTGGAATCCGGAAGCGGCACCTGGGCAATATGTTGTCGTCAGCGTGACGGATACGGGTAACGGAATGCAGCCAGACGTGCTGGCGAAGGTGTTCGAGCCGTTCTTTTCGACGAAGCCGGTCGGCAAGGGGACCGGTCTTGGCCTGTCGATGGTCTATGGCTTCGTCAAGCAGTCCGGCGGTCATGTAAAAATCTACAGCGAGGTCGGACATGGGACGACCATCAAGCTTTACCTTCCGCGCTCGCATGGCGCGGAAGATGTTCTCGACCAGAACGACCATCACCCGGTCATCGGCGGGACCGAGACGGTCCTGGTCGTCGAAGACGACGATGCGGTTCGAGAGACGGTCGTGAACATGCTTGCAGAACTGGGCTATCGCGTTCTGCAAGCTCCCAATGCGCAGAGCGCCCTGTCGATCATCGAAAGCGGCACGGAAATCGATCTTCTGTTCACTGATGTGATCATGCCCGGCCCGCTGAAAAGCGCGGAACTCGCGCGAAGCGCGACGCGGCTCCTCCCGCGCCTCGCCGTACTATTTACCTCCGGCTACACCGAGAACTCGATCGTTCACGGTGGGCGGTTGGATGAAGGCGTTCATCTCCTGTCGAAGCCTTATACGCGTGAGGCCCTGGCGCGGAAGCTTCGACATGTCCTAGCTGCGGATAAGACCATACAGTCTGCAGACAGCTTGTCCGTATCGGACGGATCGGTTCGGTTGAGGATCCTGCTTGTTGAGGACGATGCCCTCATTCGCATGGACGCAGCCGAAATGATCGAATCTCTCGGTCATAACGTGCTCGAGGCTGGTTCGGGGCTTGAAGCGATCTCTCTGGCAGATTCGCACGACATAGACTGTCTCGTGACGGACGTAGGGCTTCCAGACATGAGCGGCATGGAACTCGCGACCCAGCTGAGAGAACGCGATACCGGCCTGCTTGTCGTCTTCGCTACCGGCCGCAGTCAGCTAGAAGGTTTCGCGATGGATGACAGAACGAGACTGGTGGCGAAACCCTACGGCGCAAATGATCTCGCTGCCGCGCTTTCCGTGGGAAAATAG
- a CDS encoding PRC-barrel domain-containing protein translates to MPHRFKLGERVGLAFGFHDQDASGLYEVTALLPTRPDGDPQYRVKGSDEREHVIGERQIGAPHSVERPPRRQSSHNPITNELNRVRDGQRDIDPQSMTRKGQSADKLFGAPVFDPTGKKIGTVLQIQGAGRSLLVIVEVGGFLGIGARPIALGESEIAFSKAEDGSVRWETTLTNESLKDRATVHEI, encoded by the coding sequence ATGCCGCATCGATTCAAGCTCGGCGAACGCGTCGGCTTAGCGTTTGGCTTCCACGACCAAGACGCGAGCGGGTTATACGAGGTCACGGCGCTGCTTCCCACGCGGCCCGATGGCGATCCACAATACCGTGTCAAGGGAAGTGACGAGCGGGAGCATGTCATTGGAGAACGCCAGATCGGCGCTCCACACAGTGTTGAACGGCCGCCGCGTCGCCAAAGCTCCCATAACCCCATCACGAATGAGCTCAACCGTGTTCGTGACGGACAACGAGATATCGACCCGCAATCGATGACGCGGAAAGGTCAGTCTGCAGACAAGCTGTTCGGCGCCCCAGTCTTTGATCCGACAGGGAAGAAAATCGGGACTGTGCTACAGATCCAAGGAGCCGGGCGGTCCTTGTTGGTTATTGTTGAAGTCGGGGGATTTCTCGGTATCGGCGCTCGCCCGATCGCTCTCGGAGAAAGCGAGATCGCGTTTAGCAAAGCTGAGGATGGCTCGGTTCGCTGGGAGACGACCCTGACGAATGAATCTTTGAAGGATCGCGCGACTGTTCACGAGATTTAA